In Poecile atricapillus isolate bPoeAtr1 chromosome 12, bPoeAtr1.hap1, whole genome shotgun sequence, one DNA window encodes the following:
- the AIFM1 gene encoding apoptosis-inducing factor 1, mitochondrial isoform X2, which yields MFRCRTGLACALRSAARGRAHAVLQCHQLRCPSRSLTSSGVPGKAGSNLLLYLIVGGTVTGTGVYVYKSVQDSKERYASRLARINRRSQDDDSPAPAPDTHPTVPSHVPFLLIGGGTAAFAAARSIRARDPGARVLIVSEDPALPYMRPPLSKELWFSDDPNVTETLRFKQWNGKERSIYFQPPSFYVPVQDLSSVENGGVAVLPGKKVVHMDVRGNTVKLSDGTQISYDKCLIATGGSPRNLPAIERAGKDVQKRLTLFRKIEDFRRLEKISREVKSITIIGGGFLGSELACALGRRAQSRGLEVIQLFPENGNMGKVLPEYLSNWTTEKVRREGVNVLPNAVVKSVSVSGNRLLIKLKDGRKVETDHIVAAVGLEPNVELAKSAGLEVDSDFGGFRVNAELQARSNIWVAGDAACFYDIKLGRRRVEHHDHAVVSGRLAGENMTGAAKPYWHQSMFWSDLGPNVGYEAIGLVDSSLPTVGVFAKATAKDTPKSATEQSGTGIRSESETEAEASEVQISQSSSPTPQVPKQGEDYGKGVIFYLRDKVVVGIVLWNIFNRMPIARKIIKDGEEHEDLNEVAKLFNIHED from the exons ATGTTCCGCTGCCGCACGGGCCTGGCGTGCGCCCTGCGCTCCGCAGCGCGGGGCCGCGCACACGCGG TTTTGCAATGCCATCAGCTAAGATGCCCTTCTAGATCCCTGACGTCTTCAGGTGTTCCTGGCAAAGCTGGCAGCAACCTCTTGTTATACTTAATAGTGGGAGGAACAGTCACTGGGACAGGAGTTTAT GTGTACAAATCAGTGCAGGACAGCAAAGAGCGATACGCCAGCCGGCTCGCGAGGATCAACCGGCGATCCCAAGACGATGACTCCCCTGCCCCAG ctccagacACTCATCCCACGGTCCCATCCCACGTCCCTTTCCTGCTCATTGGGGGAGgaactgctgcttttgctgctgccAGATCCATCCGGGCCCGCGACCCCGGAGCGCGG GTGCTGATTGTGTCTGAAGATCCTGCCCTGCCCTACATGCGCCCACCCCTTTCCAAAGAGCTGTGGTTTTCCGATGATCCCAACGTGACGGAGACGCTGCGGTTCAAGCAGTGGAACGGCAAGGAGAGGAG TATCTATTTCCAGCCGCCGTCTTTCTACGTGCCTGTCCAGGACCTGTCTTCTGTGGAAAATGGTGGGGTGGCAGTTCTGCCTGGCAAGAAG GTTGTGCACATGGATGTCAGAGGGAACACGGTGAAGCTCAGTGATGGGACCCAGATATCCTACGACAAATGTCTCATTGCCACTG GGGGATCCCCAAGGAACCTGCCAGCCATCGAAAGAGCAGGAAAGGACGTGCAGAAAAGGCTGACCCTGTTCCGAAAG ATCGAGGACTTCCGAAGGCTGGAGAAGATTTCCAGGGAAGTCAAGTCCATCACAATTATTGGTGGTGGTTTCCTCGGCAGCGAGCTGGCCTGTGCTCTGGGAAGGAGAG cacaaagcCGGGGCCTGGAGGTGATCCAGCTGTTTCCAGAGAACGGCAACATGGGCAAAGTCCTGCCCGAATACCTGAGCAACTGGACCACGGAGAAAGTCAGAAGAG AGGGGGTCAACGTCCTGCCCAATGCCGTGGTCAAATCCGTCTCTGTCTCCGGCAACCGGCTGCTGATTAAGCTGAAGGACGGCCGGAAG GTGGAGACTGATCACATTGTGGCTGCCGTGGGGCTGGAGCCCAACGTGGAACTGGCCAagtcagcagggctggaggtggaCTCGGACTTCGGGGGGTTCCGGGTGAACGCAGAGCTGCAGGCGCGCTCCAACATCTGGGTG GCAGGGGATGCTGCCTGCTTTTATGACATCAAACTGGGCCGGAGGCGTGTGGAGCACCACGATCACGCCGTGGTGAGCGGGAGACTGGCTGGAGAAAACATGACAGGAGCTGCAAAGCCCTACTGGCACCAGTCCATGTTCTG GAGTGATCTGGGCCCCAACGTGGGCTACGAAGCCATTGGCCTCGTGGACAGCAGTTTGCCCACAGTGGGAGTGTTTGCCAAGGCCACAGCGAAGGACACGCCGAAGAGTGCGACAGAACAGTCAG GGACTGGAATTCGATCTGAGAGCGAAACGGAAGCGGAAGCCTCAGAAGTTCAGATCTCTCAAAGCTCTTCACCAACGCCTCAAGTCCCAAAGCAAGGAGAAGATTACGGCAAAGGTGTCATTTTCTACCTCAGGGATAAAGTCGTGGTGGGAATCGTGTTGTGGAACATCTTCAACAGGATGCCCATTGCTCGGAAG ATCATCAAAGACGGGGAGGAGCACGAGGACCTTAACGAAGTAGCAAAGCTCTTCAACATCCACGAAGACTGA
- the AIFM1 gene encoding apoptosis-inducing factor 1, mitochondrial isoform X1 yields MFRCRTGLACALRSAARGRAHAGTLLQRWNVPPDLQLSRQVASTGVPGKKGSNSVFVLIMGLSTLGAGAYVYKSVQDSKERYASRLARINRRSQDDDSPAPAPDTHPTVPSHVPFLLIGGGTAAFAAARSIRARDPGARVLIVSEDPALPYMRPPLSKELWFSDDPNVTETLRFKQWNGKERSIYFQPPSFYVPVQDLSSVENGGVAVLPGKKVVHMDVRGNTVKLSDGTQISYDKCLIATGGSPRNLPAIERAGKDVQKRLTLFRKIEDFRRLEKISREVKSITIIGGGFLGSELACALGRRAQSRGLEVIQLFPENGNMGKVLPEYLSNWTTEKVRREGVNVLPNAVVKSVSVSGNRLLIKLKDGRKVETDHIVAAVGLEPNVELAKSAGLEVDSDFGGFRVNAELQARSNIWVAGDAACFYDIKLGRRRVEHHDHAVVSGRLAGENMTGAAKPYWHQSMFWSDLGPNVGYEAIGLVDSSLPTVGVFAKATAKDTPKSATEQSGTGIRSESETEAEASEVQISQSSSPTPQVPKQGEDYGKGVIFYLRDKVVVGIVLWNIFNRMPIARKIIKDGEEHEDLNEVAKLFNIHED; encoded by the exons ATGTTCCGCTGCCGCACGGGCCTGGCGTGCGCCCTGCGCTCCGCAGCGCGGGGCCGCGCACACGCGG GCACGTTGTTGCAGCGCTGGAATGTGCCCCCAGACCTGCAGCTGAGCAGACAAGTGGCTAGCACAGGCGTGCCTGGGAAAAAGGGCAGTAATTCGGTTTTTGTCCTTATTATGGGCTTGTCCACCTTAGGAGCAGGTGCCTAT GTGTACAAATCAGTGCAGGACAGCAAAGAGCGATACGCCAGCCGGCTCGCGAGGATCAACCGGCGATCCCAAGACGATGACTCCCCTGCCCCAG ctccagacACTCATCCCACGGTCCCATCCCACGTCCCTTTCCTGCTCATTGGGGGAGgaactgctgcttttgctgctgccAGATCCATCCGGGCCCGCGACCCCGGAGCGCGG GTGCTGATTGTGTCTGAAGATCCTGCCCTGCCCTACATGCGCCCACCCCTTTCCAAAGAGCTGTGGTTTTCCGATGATCCCAACGTGACGGAGACGCTGCGGTTCAAGCAGTGGAACGGCAAGGAGAGGAG TATCTATTTCCAGCCGCCGTCTTTCTACGTGCCTGTCCAGGACCTGTCTTCTGTGGAAAATGGTGGGGTGGCAGTTCTGCCTGGCAAGAAG GTTGTGCACATGGATGTCAGAGGGAACACGGTGAAGCTCAGTGATGGGACCCAGATATCCTACGACAAATGTCTCATTGCCACTG GGGGATCCCCAAGGAACCTGCCAGCCATCGAAAGAGCAGGAAAGGACGTGCAGAAAAGGCTGACCCTGTTCCGAAAG ATCGAGGACTTCCGAAGGCTGGAGAAGATTTCCAGGGAAGTCAAGTCCATCACAATTATTGGTGGTGGTTTCCTCGGCAGCGAGCTGGCCTGTGCTCTGGGAAGGAGAG cacaaagcCGGGGCCTGGAGGTGATCCAGCTGTTTCCAGAGAACGGCAACATGGGCAAAGTCCTGCCCGAATACCTGAGCAACTGGACCACGGAGAAAGTCAGAAGAG AGGGGGTCAACGTCCTGCCCAATGCCGTGGTCAAATCCGTCTCTGTCTCCGGCAACCGGCTGCTGATTAAGCTGAAGGACGGCCGGAAG GTGGAGACTGATCACATTGTGGCTGCCGTGGGGCTGGAGCCCAACGTGGAACTGGCCAagtcagcagggctggaggtggaCTCGGACTTCGGGGGGTTCCGGGTGAACGCAGAGCTGCAGGCGCGCTCCAACATCTGGGTG GCAGGGGATGCTGCCTGCTTTTATGACATCAAACTGGGCCGGAGGCGTGTGGAGCACCACGATCACGCCGTGGTGAGCGGGAGACTGGCTGGAGAAAACATGACAGGAGCTGCAAAGCCCTACTGGCACCAGTCCATGTTCTG GAGTGATCTGGGCCCCAACGTGGGCTACGAAGCCATTGGCCTCGTGGACAGCAGTTTGCCCACAGTGGGAGTGTTTGCCAAGGCCACAGCGAAGGACACGCCGAAGAGTGCGACAGAACAGTCAG GGACTGGAATTCGATCTGAGAGCGAAACGGAAGCGGAAGCCTCAGAAGTTCAGATCTCTCAAAGCTCTTCACCAACGCCTCAAGTCCCAAAGCAAGGAGAAGATTACGGCAAAGGTGTCATTTTCTACCTCAGGGATAAAGTCGTGGTGGGAATCGTGTTGTGGAACATCTTCAACAGGATGCCCATTGCTCGGAAG ATCATCAAAGACGGGGAGGAGCACGAGGACCTTAACGAAGTAGCAAAGCTCTTCAACATCCACGAAGACTGA
- the MARS2 gene encoding methionine--tRNA ligase, mitochondrial has product MWRPPRRLPPPLRRATATATGPGRRLLLSTPIFYANGPPHIGHLYSALLADALLRHRRLRAAGPARLCTGTDEHGLKIQQAAAAAGTSPAELCQRISGLFRRALTQAGVSYTDFTRTSEPRHRRAVRHFWGALCERGVLYKGSYEGWYCTAEESFVPESQLAERTDSRGRPCRVSLDSGHEVHWTKEENYMFKLSAFRAPLQNWLRDNPRAIFPDPFYQSVLRWLDEDLPDLSVSRERSRLQWGIPVPGDPTQTIYVWVDALVNYLSVLGYPEGHGAWWPAVHHVVGKDILKFHALYWPALLLAAGLEPPERILVHSHWTVRGQKMSKSLGNVVDPGACVGQYGMDGFRYFLLRQGVPERDCDYYDEKVVKLVNSELADALGGLLNRSTAPSINPSNTYPRFSEPCFPKVPDCREAKGTGRACAEDYELVAAVASLPEQVHGHFEGFQIYKALECIAQCVRQTNGFFQRHRPWKLERRDAAEQLWLDTILHVTLECLRVYGTLLQPVVPHTADKLLSRLAVGPGERGLSGLTFLARYHGKPCPFEGRQLGPDTGILFHRLGKSETLKKRKQEAQIPDKQLL; this is encoded by the exons atgtggcggccgccccgccgcctcccgccgccgctccgccgcGCCACCGCCACCGCCACCGGGCCCGGCCGCCGCCTGCTGCTCTCCACCCCGATCTTCTACGCCAACGGGCCGCCGCACATCGGGCACCTGTACTCGGCGCTGCTGGCCGATgcgctgctccgccaccgccgCCTGCGcgccgccggcccggcccggctctgCACGG GCACCGACGAGCACGGGCTGAAGATCCAGCAGGCCGCGGCCGCGGCGGGGACATCGCCCGCGGAGCTCTGCCAGCGGATCTCGGGGCTCTTCCGCCGGGCCCTCACCCAGGCCGGCGTCTCCTACACCGACTTCACTCGCACCAGCGAGCCCCGGCACCGGCGAGCCGTGCGGCACTTCTGGGGGGCTCTGTGCGAGCGAGGGGTGCTCTACAAGGGCTCCTACGAGGGCTGGTACTGCACGGCCGAGGAGAGCTTCGTGCCCGAGAGCCAGCTGGCCGAGCGCACCGACAGCCGGGGCCGGCCCTGCAGGGTGTCCCTGGACAGCGGCCACGAG gtGCACTGGACCAAGGAGGAGAATTACATGTTCAAGCTCTCAGCGTTCCGGGCTCCCTTGCAGAACTGGCTCCGGGACAACCCACGTGCCATTTTTCCTGACCCTTTCTACCAGAGCGTGCTCCGCTGGCTGGACGAGGACCTGCCAGACCTGTCGGTGTCCCGTGAGCGAAGCCGGCTGCAGTGGGGCATCCCCGTGCCCGGTGACCCCACCCAGACCATCTACGTGTGGGTGGACGCCCTGGTGAACTACCTGAGCGTGCTGGGGTACCCCGAGGGGCACGGCGCGTGGTGGCCGGCCGTGCACCACGTGGTGGGCAAGGACATCCTCAAGTTCCACGCGCTCTACTGGCCGGCGCTGCTGCTGGCGGCGGGGCTGGAGCCCCCCGAGCGCATCCTGGTGCACTCCCACTGGACCGTGCGGGGCCAGAAGATGTCCAAGAGCCTGGGCAACGTGGTGGACCCCGGCGCGTGCGTGGGGCAGTATGGCATGGACGGGTTCCGCTACTTCCTGCTGCGGCagggtgtcccggagagggATTGTGACTACTATGATGAGAAGGTGGTGAAGCTGGTGAATTCAGAGCTGGCAGATGCGCTCGGGGGGCTGCTGAATCGCTCAACAGCCCCCAGCATTAACCCCAGCAACACCTACCCACGCTTCTCAGAGCCCTGCTTCCCAAAGGTCCCGGACTGCAGGGAGGCAAAGGGCACGGGCAGGGCCTGCGCCGAGGACTACGAGCTCGTGGCGGCGGTGGCCTCGCTGCCTGAGCAGGTGCACGGTCATTTTGAAGGCTTCCAGATCTACAAGGCTTTGGAATGCATTGCCCAGTGTGTGAGGCAGACCAATGGCTTCTTCCAGAGGCACAGGCCTTGGAAACTGGAGCGAAGGGACGCTGcggagcagctctggctggacACCATCCTGCACGTGACGCTGGAGTGCCTGCGCGTGTACGGGACGCTGCTGCAGCCCGTGGTCCCACACACGGCAGACAAGCTGCTGTCCCGGCTGGCTGTCGGGCCAGGAGAGAGGGGGCTCTCTGGTCTGACATTCCTGGCACGCTATCATGGAAAGCCGTGTCCCTTTGAGGGGAGGCAGCTCGGACCTGACACTGGCATCTTGTTCCACAGGCTGGGCAAGTCAGAAACTCTGAAGAAGAGAAAGCAAGAAGCTCAAATCCCTGATAAACAGCTTCTGTGA
- the RAB33A gene encoding ras-related protein Rab-33A isoform X2, with amino-acid sequence MAAGGGGGRPPGPDPALEPYVQTRIFKIIVIGDSNVGKTCLTFRFCGGTFPGKTEATIGVDFREKTVEIEGERIKVWDTAGQERFRKSMVEHYYRNVHAVVFVYDVTKMSSFSNLKTWIEECNGHAVPPLVPRVLVGNKCDLKDLIQVPSSLALKFADAHNMLLFETSAKDPQESQNVDAIFMCLVCRLKAQRSLPCRDTEGWPAQPQPQPRRQEEAGGRGSCPC; translated from the exons atggcggcgggcggcggcggggggcgaCCGCCGGGCCCCGACCCCGCGCTGGAGCCCTACGTGCAGACCCGCATCTTCAAAATCATCGTGATCGGAGACTCCAACGTGGGCAAGACGTGCCTGACCTTCCGCTTCTGCGGGGGCACCTTCCCCGGCAAGACCGAGGCCACCATCGGCGTGGATTTCCGCGAGAAGACGGTGGAGATCGAGGGGGAGCGCATCAAG GTGTGGGACACGGCTGGCCAGGAGAGGTTTCGGAAGAGCATGGTGGAGCACTACTACCGCAACGTGCACGCCGTGGTCTTCGTGTACGACGTGACCAAGATGAGCTCCTTCAGCAACCTCAAGACGTGGATCGAGGAGTGCAACGGGCACGCCGTGCCCCCGCTCGTGCCCAGGGTGCTCGTGGGGAACAAGTGTGACTTGAAAGACCTGATCCAGGtgccatccagcctggccctcaAGTTCGCCGACGCTCACAACATGCTTTTGTTTGAGACCTCGGCCAAGGACCCGCAGGAGAGCCAGAACGTGGACGCGATTTTCATGTGCCTGGTGTGCCGGCTGAAGGCGCAGCGCTCGCTGCCCTGCCGGGACACGGAGGGCTGGCCGGCGCAGCCCCAGCCGCAGCCCCGGCGGCAGGAGGAGGCCGGCGGGAGAGGCTCCTGCCCGTGCTGA
- the RAB33A gene encoding ras-related protein Rab-33A isoform X1, translating to MAAGGGGGRPPGPDPALEPYVQTRIFKIIVIGDSNVGKTCLTFRFCGGTFPGKTEATIGVDFREKTVEIEGERIKVQVWDTAGQERFRKSMVEHYYRNVHAVVFVYDVTKMSSFSNLKTWIEECNGHAVPPLVPRVLVGNKCDLKDLIQVPSSLALKFADAHNMLLFETSAKDPQESQNVDAIFMCLVCRLKAQRSLPCRDTEGWPAQPQPQPRRQEEAGGRGSCPC from the exons atggcggcgggcggcggcggggggcgaCCGCCGGGCCCCGACCCCGCGCTGGAGCCCTACGTGCAGACCCGCATCTTCAAAATCATCGTGATCGGAGACTCCAACGTGGGCAAGACGTGCCTGACCTTCCGCTTCTGCGGGGGCACCTTCCCCGGCAAGACCGAGGCCACCATCGGCGTGGATTTCCGCGAGAAGACGGTGGAGATCGAGGGGGAGCGCATCAAG GTGCAGGTGTGGGACACGGCTGGCCAGGAGAGGTTTCGGAAGAGCATGGTGGAGCACTACTACCGCAACGTGCACGCCGTGGTCTTCGTGTACGACGTGACCAAGATGAGCTCCTTCAGCAACCTCAAGACGTGGATCGAGGAGTGCAACGGGCACGCCGTGCCCCCGCTCGTGCCCAGGGTGCTCGTGGGGAACAAGTGTGACTTGAAAGACCTGATCCAGGtgccatccagcctggccctcaAGTTCGCCGACGCTCACAACATGCTTTTGTTTGAGACCTCGGCCAAGGACCCGCAGGAGAGCCAGAACGTGGACGCGATTTTCATGTGCCTGGTGTGCCGGCTGAAGGCGCAGCGCTCGCTGCCCTGCCGGGACACGGAGGGCTGGCCGGCGCAGCCCCAGCCGCAGCCCCGGCGGCAGGAGGAGGCCGGCGGGAGAGGCTCCTGCCCGTGCTGA
- the RBMX2 gene encoding RNA-binding motif protein, X-linked 2, protein MNPLTKVKLINELNAREAELGVQEAVSWHAEYKDSAWIFVGGLHYELTEGDVICVFSQYGEIVNINLVRDKKTGKSKGFCFLCYEDQRSTILAVDNFNGIKIKGRTIRVDHVANYRPPKESEDWDEVTRALHAKGCGVKTPPHTSSDSPSEDEDVPVKKQKEKQRSRAERSKSSPQAGKRVSTEEPHARIRIKKEKEDPGYERYAGGNGDRNAGSRTQREEEQRRHQRHSDRRGDKNCHQQRGHSGSWEERERKDEAGRRGDGHSSRQDTSPRGSKSREPHSRHRERGSGRDSGRC, encoded by the exons ATGAA CCCCCTGACGAAGGTGAAGCTGATCAATGAGCTGAACGCGCGGGAGGCGGAGCTGGGCGTGCAGGAGGCGGTGTCGTGGCACGCGGAGTACAAGGACAGCGCTTGGATCTTTGTGG GCGGGCTGCACTACGAGCTGACGGAGGGCGATGTCATCTGCGTGTTCTCGCA GTACGGGGAGATCGTCAACATCAACCTCGTGCGGGACAAGAAGACCGGCAAGTCCAAGGGCTTTTGCTTCCTGTGCTATGAGGACCAGAGGAGCACCATCCTGGCTGTGGATAACTTCAATGGGATCAAG ATCAAGGGCCGGACCATCCGCGTGGACCATGTGGCCAACTACCGGCCCCCCAAGGAGTCCGAGGACTGGGATGAGGTGACCAGAGCCCTCCATGCCAAGGGCTGCGGCGTCAAAACGCCACCTCACACCTCGTCCGACTCCCCGtctgaggatgaggatgtgcCCGTGAAGAAGCAGAAAG AGAAGCAGCGGAGCAGAGCAGAGCGGTCAAAGTCGAGCCCACAGGCTGGGAAGCGGGTGAGCACGGAGGAGCCCCATGCCAGGATCAGGAtcaagaaggagaaggaggaccCCGGGTACGAGCGCTACGCTGGCGGGAACGGCGACAGGAACGCCGGCAGCAGGACACagcgggaggaggagcagcGGCGGCACCAGCGGCACTCGGACAGGAGGGGGGACAAGAACTGCCACCAGCAGAGGGGCCACAGCGGCTCCTGGGAGGAGCGGGAGAGGAAGGACgaggctggcaggaggggagaCGGGCACAGCAGTCGGCAAGACACGTCCCCCAGGGGCAGCAAGTCCCGGGAGCCGCACTCCAGGCACAGGGAGCGGGGCTCTGGCAGAGACTCCGGCCGCTGCTGA
- the SLC25A14 gene encoding brain mitochondrial carrier protein 1, which translates to MSALNWKPFVYGGLASIVAEFGTFPVDLTKTRLQVQGQSSDARFREVRYRGMFHALFRICREEGGRALYSGIAPALLRQASYGTIKIGIYQSLKRLFVDRMEDETLLLNVICGVVSGVISSALANPTDVLKIRMQAQGSLFQGGMIGSFIDIYQQEGTRGLWRGVVPTAQRAAIVVGVELPVYDITKKHLILSGLMGDTIFAHFVSSFTCGLAGAIASNPVDVVRTRMMNQRAIVGSTELYKGTLDGLVKTWKSEGFFALYKGFWPNWLRLGPWNIIFFITYEQLKRLPF; encoded by the exons ATGTCCGCGCTCAACTGGAAACCCTTCGTGTATGGCGGGCTCGCCTCCATCGTGGCCGAGTTCG gCACGTTCCCCGTGGACCTCACCAAGACGCGGCTGCAGGTGCAGGGGCAGAGCAGCGACGCGCGGTTCCGCGAGGTCCGGTACCGGGGCATGTTCCACGCGCTCTTCCGCATCTGCCGCGAGGAGGGCGGACGGGCCCTGTACTCGGG GATCGCCCCGGCGCTGCTGAGACAGGCGTCCTACGGCACCATCAAGATCGGGATCTACCAGAGCCTGAAGCGGCTCTTCGTGGATCGCATGGAAG ATGAAACGTTGCTCCTCAATGTGATCTGTGGGGTGGTCTCGGGGGTCATCTCCTCTGCGCTGGCCAATCCCACAGATGTGCTGAAG ATCCGAatgcaggctcagggcagcttGTTCCAGGGTGGGATGATCGGCAGCTTCATTGACATTTACCAGCAGGAAGGTACCCGAGGCCTCTGGAGG GGAGTTGTCCCCACGGCCCAGCGAGCGGCCATCGTGGTGGGAGTGGAGCTGCCGGTCTACGACATCACCAAGAAGCATCTGATCCTGTCAGGCCTCATGGGGGACACCATCTTTGCCCACTTCGT TTCCAGCTTCACGTGCGGGCTGGCGGGGGCCATCGCCTCCAACCCCGTGGACGTGGTGCGGACGCGGATGATGAACCAGCGCGCCATCGTGGGCAGCACCGAGCTCTACAAGGGCACCCTGGACGGCCTGGTCAAG ACGTGGAAGAGCGAGGGCTTCTTTGCACTCTACAAAGGCTTCTGGCCCAACTGGCTGCGTCTGGGTCCCTGGAACATCATC TTTTTTATCACATACGAGCAGTTGAAGCGCCTCCCCTTCTGA
- the GPR119 gene encoding glucose-dependent insulinotropic receptor, whose translation MAEDAVGDTPPQWCVSQKATMASWALGAILAMLASLIIAANVLVAIVLLCHIQKSGSKGLCFVLNLALADAMVGFTVMGLAMDELSQPFHPSQNFCILRMAFVTSSSAASILSLILVACDRHLAIRKPFHYFQLVTGLRVGVCVVGLWLVAATVGFLPVFIPRFQRVNNHWKCSFFNVFHPSYMLTMFCFGFFPALFLFLYLYCDMLKIASVHVQHILEVEQAGLGGGCPPPRATSDMKAMRTVALLIGCFTLSWLPFFITGVVQMVCSECFPYKVIENFFWLLGLGNSLLNPLLYSYWQRDVQLQLSQLAAGVKRRLLLHLGSTRCFPGRDTKALPAVSCLELQD comes from the coding sequence ATGGCTGAGGATGCTGTTGGGGACACACCGCCCCAGTGGTGTGTCTCACAGAAGGCAACCATGGCCAGCTGGGCGCTGGGAGCCATCCTGGCCATGCTGGCCTCGCTCATCATCGCTGCCAACGTGCTGGTGGCCATCGTCCTGCTCTGCCACATCCAGAAGAGCGGCTCCAAGGGGCTCTGCTTTGTCCTCAACCTTGCCTTGGCGGATGCCATGGTTGGCTTCACGGTCATGGGCCTGGCCATGGATGAGCTTTCCCAGCCCTTTCATCCTTCCCAGAACTTTTGCATCCTGAGAATGGCTTTTGTGacctcttcctctgctgcctccaTCCTGTCCCTGATCCTGGTGGCCTGTGACAGGCACCTGGCCATCCGGAAGCCTTTCCACTATTTCCAGCTGGTGACGGGCCTGCGGGTCGGAGTGTGCGTGGTGGGGCTCTGGCTGGTGGCCGCCACCGTCGGCTTCCTCCCGGTCTTCATCCCGCGCTTCCAGAGGGTCAACAACCATTGGAAATGCTCCTTCTTCAACGTCTTCCACCCTTCCTACATGCTCACCATGTTCTGCTTCGGCTTCTTCCCCGcgctcttcctcttcctctacCTCTACTGTGACATGCTGAAAATCGCCTCGGTGCACGTGCAGCACATCCTGGAGGTGGAGCAggcggggctggggggcggCTGTCCCCCACCCCGTGCCACCAGTGACATGAAGGCCATGCGCACGGTGGCCTTGCTCATCGGCTGCTTCaccctctcctggctgccctTCTTCATCACCGGCGTGGTGCAGATGGTCTGCTCCGAGTGCTTCCCCTACAAAGTCATCGAGAACTTCTtctggctgctggggctgggcaacTCCCTCCTGAACCCGCTGCTCTATTCCTACTGGCAGAGGGatgtgcagctccagctgtcccagctggctgcaggtgTGAAGAGGAGGCTCCTGCTCCACCTGGGCAGCACCCGCTGTTTCCCTGGCAGAGACACCAAGGCTCTTCCTGCCGTGtcctgcctggagctccaggacTGA